The genomic region ctaagcgcacaggggtctgggcccatcgcccatagcacacctgcatgttgcgtgggcggccggaagcagaactagcccccttaatacaagagctggcttacgttccaatccggcgcgcgccgctccgtcgctgacgtctgaagagcctcggctgataccacgacgtcgggatacccataactactcccgcgtagatggttagtgcgtataggccagtagccagactcagatcaaataccaagatctcgttaagcgtgttaagtatccgcgaatgccgaacaaggccaggcccacctgtctcctaggtggtctcaacctgccctgtcgctccgccacaaagtaacagtcgggggccgtcgggaactcaggcccaccactacctggatggagccacctgccccttcagcccccatctccgaacagtatcacaggtattgtaacagtgtaaagtatatagtatatgcccgtgatcacctcccgaagtgatcacagcccagtagtatagcatggcagacggacaagagtgtagggccaatgatgataaactagcatcctatactaagaatttagggttgcgggtaaggtatcaatgactgtagcaacaatgacaggctatgcaacaaaataggagtaaccgaacagtaacatgctacactactctaatgcaagcagtatagagaagaataggcgatatctggtgatcaaagggggggggggacttgcctggttgctctggcaaggagggatcgtcaacaccgtagtcgaactggggtcgccggcagtctcggggtctaccggaaagaagtaatggaggggaacacaataaataacagagcaatcaaagcatcacaaagcgtaacatggcaatacgcggtctaGAGTGACCTAACGTGATactaggtggtaccggcgaaggggggaaacatccgggaaagtattcccggtgtttcgcgttttcgggcagatgaaccggaggggaaaagttgtgtgttcgctatgctaggagtgtgtggcggacgaacggagggtgtaaccggattcgtctcgtcgttctgagtaactttcatgtataaaactttttcatccgagctacggattattttatatgtttttttgAAGATTAAAACAATATTCGGAAAACCCtgaaattttgctaagtctgaGAATTCGACAGTTTTAAACATTACTTGGCTGTTTTCAAAACACTACAACTATTGATCTATAACTCCTATGATTTTGTGCCTTATATCAATATGCAGCATTTTTCTGTGGTCTATAAGATAGTAGCACCTTCAACTCTGTTAGAGTCCATTTGATTGATCATTAACAGCTCTAAAGTAGCTATGAAATTAAAGCTGTTTTCAGCTTTCTATTAACAGAACATTGGAATTtgtgatttttgtaggaattaAACCATACATCAaaaggatttggtccagtgggataaaatggagtttgtcatgTATGCTTTCTACTCATATTATTTTTACCCATGTTAACCGCTGGTTAGACGTTGTTTAGAGGCTGTACAGAGGGTCAGATAATGTCAAATTAGAAAAGCTAGCActagctacagtaactgaatgttactgtaccCGTGTAGCATAGCAGCAGGCAGAGCTGCAGCGAGCAGCACGGGCGCCTGGTGCGTGCGGTGCGTGTGGTGGGCGGGCGCAGGAGCTCAGGCGAGCAGCATGCCGCGGCGTGAGCAGCAGCAGAGGCCAGGGGCGTTGGGCGCAGGCGGCACGGTCGCGGCGACTACGGGCACGATCAAGGGCAGGGCTGGTGCGTGCGGGCGTGGTGACGCGCGTGTGGCGGGTCGGCGAGCGCCGTACGGGGCGGCGCTGGAGCAGTAGCAGGCGAAGTAGCACTAGACCACGGCGAGGCCGGCGCGCGTGCATAGAAGCAGCCACAGCACGCACGCACGTACGCGTACGCGGCAGCTcggacgagctcggggacggcggcctacGGCGCAAGAATGGGAGGGAAGAGGATGTGCTCACCGAGCAGGCACAAGGAGGCCCGTTgagtggcttaggagcagcagaggtgGCCGGTGttggcaacggcggcggcgaccgAGACGGATGGAGGTTGAGGACGGGGAAGCAGCGGGTGTCCCGGTGGCTTCCGGCTCGATCTCGCCCATGTAGTCGAAGTAGGCGACGAAGAAGGTGCCCCTGGCGTTGTCTCTGGCAGCGAGGAGGCCATCGGCGACGGCTACGCCGACGACGCGTCCATGGCGGAGATCAAGAAGGAGGGGGATctgaggagggaggcagagggagaTGGGGGCGAGCAAAACTAGGGTTGGGCGCCGGTGACGCGGGGGTGGCTTATAGGCGTCGGGGAGGTCGGGGATGGCCGCCACGCATGTCCCTGGCGCCATGGATGGCTGCCACACCCCTCCATCGTCCCTGTAGCGAGGGGAAGGGGATAAGTGGGAGTGGGCTGGTATTGTACTCAGGTGGGTCGGCCAgttgggccgtctggcccagttggccagggaggcctttctctcttttttttgtattgtattttcctgttgtttctttcttttttgttctcttttatttttagtttttgtaAAAATACTAAAGTGGCACCCAAAATAGATGTTACAATTTATACCACAGCCACAAACAACTTAGCactgaaataaaatagttttgaaattgtttgtcattttaaaagcatttatatAATTATTAATGCTGCTATTTTATTCCTTTTAGagtgtttaaacattttataaaggtgtggtttgaccaacataattacctatgcattatttggcacaacccgaacattttagttttagtctttgaaaacttttgttgtttgcctgatttttaaattgaattcaaatcggtttcgaactaatgcgagattagccacagtactcgaggtgatgtggcatcattagcggagggttactgtggcgtaactatccgggcgtcacaattgcattcattcatgtcagaagattttgcatacaagcacgatgttaaatgtgagcagatgaacacttcagtagtggtaaaaacccccgcgggacaatgtcagacctccatggttggcatcgacgtccctgtggaaatcgaagggttggaattTCGCGCCTcgcccattatcctgaagtcgtctaacattgacctcattctgggaatggattggttaaaggcgcatactgcttctatcgtttgcgccactaagaccgtccatctgctacactcttctgatgaaataattagctacgatgctcgtctcgttcagaatgccgaggcaaggctctatgcattgaatgcattgaacgctgcaccactcgagggcattgaaaacatttccgtcgtgcgtgaattcctagacgtctttcctgaagaactcccagggattccccctgctagagctatcgaattcgtcatcgacttgaaaccaggcaccactcctatagccaagcgaccctacaagatgccgccgcatgaactccttgagcttaaggaggaaattgacaagtctcttcgcagtggtttcattcgcccaagttgctctccttggggagcaccttctctctttgtcaagaagaaggatgggacaaaccgattggtccaagactaccgtcctataaaccaagctaccattcagaacaagtatccccttcctcggatcaatgatttgtatgatcaactggctggttcgtcagtgttctccaaactcgacttgaggttgggttaccaccagatccttCGTGAAGAGCATATCCCAATGACTGCCtttgtgactcgatatggttcctacgagtacaccgtcatgtctttcggcttaaccaatgctccagccaccttctctcgcctgatgaactatatattcatggattacctcgacaagtttgtcgtggtttatctggatgatattctggtattttccaagaacgaagaggaacatgctgaacatcttcgtcttgtgctggaaaagctatgagagcatcaactttatgccaagttctccaaatgtgaattctggcttcccaaagtaacctatctcgggcatgtcatctctaaggatggtattgccgtcaaccctgaacgagttcaggctattcttgattggactcctccgaagaacgtcaagcaagtcagaagttttctcggtctcgccagctattgccgtcgattcgtcgagaacttctccaagatcgccaagcccctgactaacctattg from Triticum aestivum cultivar Chinese Spring chromosome 4A, IWGSC CS RefSeq v2.1, whole genome shotgun sequence harbors:
- the LOC123083237 gene encoding uncharacterized protein; amino-acid sequence: MAPGTCVAAIPDLPDAYKPPPRHRRPTLVLLAPISLCLPPQIPLLLDLRHGRVVGVAVADGLLAARDNARGTFFVAYFDYMGEIEPEATGTPAASPSSTSIRLGRRRRCQHRPPLLLLSHSTGLLVPARCWSPGARRHRRR